Proteins from a genomic interval of Benincasa hispida cultivar B227 chromosome 7, ASM972705v1, whole genome shotgun sequence:
- the LOC120081818 gene encoding peroxidase 11 isoform X1 → MAISNKVYGVMMIMLSVFFVVSHSLFETGEPRLTLDYYAKTCPNVLQVVRKEMECAVLSEPRNAAFVVRLHFHDCFVQGCDGSVLLDDTITLQGEKKASINIHSLKGFRIIDRIKNSLESECPGIVSCADILTIAVRDAVILVGGPYWDVPLGRKDSTTASYELANSNLPSANEGLLSIISKFLYQGLSVTDMVALSGAHTIGMARCENFRERIYGDFEATSDTNNPISRSYIEKLRSICPLVGKAAENNITAMDNVTPELFDNSYFHMLMRGEGVLNSDQELYSSLLGMETRALVKKYAADPLAFFQQFSDSMVKLGNITNSDSFFTGEVRKNCRFINT, encoded by the exons ATGGCAATCTCAAATAAAGTTTATGGAGTGATGATGATAATGCTTTCTGTTTTCTTTGTTGTGAGCCACAGCTTGTTTGAAACAGGGGAGCCCCGATTGACATTGGATTATTATGCCAAAACTTGTCCCAATGTGTTGCAGGTTGTGAGGAAAGAAATGGAGTGTGCTGTGCTTTCTGAACCACGCAATGCAGCTTTTGTTGTCCGATTGCACTTTCACGACTGCTTTGTTCAG GGGTGCGACGGATCGGTTCTGCTGGATGACACTATAACATTACAGGGAGAGAAAAAGGCTTCCATCAACATACACTCCCTCAAAGGCTTTAGAATCATTGATAGGATTAAGAACAGCCTTGAATCAGAATGCCCTGGGATTGTTTCTTGTGCAGATATACTCACTATTGCAGTTAGGGATGCAGTGATTCTG GTGGGTGGCCCTTACTGGGATGTTCCTCTTGGAAGAAAGGACTCCACAACTGCAAGTTATGAACTTGCAAACTCAAATCTTCCCTCTGCCAATGAGGGACTTCTCAGCATCATCTCCAAGTTTCTTTATCAGGGTCTCTCTGTCACTGACATGGTAGCTCTATCAG GAGCGCACACAATCGGAATGGCGAGGTGCGAGAATTTCAGAGAAAGGATTTATGGGGATTTCGAAGCAACTTCAGATACTAACAACCCGATTTCGAGGTCATATATTGAGAAGTTGAGGTCAATTTGCCCTCTAGTAGGGAAAGCAGCAGAGAACAACATAACAGCAATGGACAATGTGACACCTGAGCTGTTTGACAACTCTTATTTCCACATGTTGATGAGAGGAGAAGGGGTTTTGAATTCAGACCAGGAATTGTATTCAAGCCTTCTGGGCATGGAAACAAGGGCATTGGTGAAGAAATATGCTGCTGATCCACTTGCTTTCTTTCAGCAATTCTCTGATTCCATGGTGAAGTTGGGAAATATTACCAATTCTGATAGCTTTTTCACTGGGGAAGTTAGGAAAAACTGCAGGTTTATCAATACATGA
- the LOC120081818 gene encoding peroxidase 11 isoform X2, translating to MECAVLSEPRNAAFVVRLHFHDCFVQGCDGSVLLDDTITLQGEKKASINIHSLKGFRIIDRIKNSLESECPGIVSCADILTIAVRDAVILVGGPYWDVPLGRKDSTTASYELANSNLPSANEGLLSIISKFLYQGLSVTDMVALSGAHTIGMARCENFRERIYGDFEATSDTNNPISRSYIEKLRSICPLVGKAAENNITAMDNVTPELFDNSYFHMLMRGEGVLNSDQELYSSLLGMETRALVKKYAADPLAFFQQFSDSMVKLGNITNSDSFFTGEVRKNCRFINT from the exons ATGGAGTGTGCTGTGCTTTCTGAACCACGCAATGCAGCTTTTGTTGTCCGATTGCACTTTCACGACTGCTTTGTTCAG GGGTGCGACGGATCGGTTCTGCTGGATGACACTATAACATTACAGGGAGAGAAAAAGGCTTCCATCAACATACACTCCCTCAAAGGCTTTAGAATCATTGATAGGATTAAGAACAGCCTTGAATCAGAATGCCCTGGGATTGTTTCTTGTGCAGATATACTCACTATTGCAGTTAGGGATGCAGTGATTCTG GTGGGTGGCCCTTACTGGGATGTTCCTCTTGGAAGAAAGGACTCCACAACTGCAAGTTATGAACTTGCAAACTCAAATCTTCCCTCTGCCAATGAGGGACTTCTCAGCATCATCTCCAAGTTTCTTTATCAGGGTCTCTCTGTCACTGACATGGTAGCTCTATCAG GAGCGCACACAATCGGAATGGCGAGGTGCGAGAATTTCAGAGAAAGGATTTATGGGGATTTCGAAGCAACTTCAGATACTAACAACCCGATTTCGAGGTCATATATTGAGAAGTTGAGGTCAATTTGCCCTCTAGTAGGGAAAGCAGCAGAGAACAACATAACAGCAATGGACAATGTGACACCTGAGCTGTTTGACAACTCTTATTTCCACATGTTGATGAGAGGAGAAGGGGTTTTGAATTCAGACCAGGAATTGTATTCAAGCCTTCTGGGCATGGAAACAAGGGCATTGGTGAAGAAATATGCTGCTGATCCACTTGCTTTCTTTCAGCAATTCTCTGATTCCATGGTGAAGTTGGGAAATATTACCAATTCTGATAGCTTTTTCACTGGGGAAGTTAGGAAAAACTGCAGGTTTATCAATACATGA
- the LOC120081819 gene encoding serotonin N-acetyltransferase 2, chloroplastic, with amino-acid sequence MLLPAITSAPFSCSLRLTNPIFPHHRNVAVSASAQASPANSSYSVSDKDLESRGFVLHRTVSDLNLDHLNSVFAAVGFPKRDPDKIRIALENTDALLWIQYGKTQRPVAFARATGDGVFNAIIWDVVVDPSFQGLGLGKAVIERIIEDLLRKGIFNIALYSEPRVLGFYRPLGFVADPDGIRGMVYSRKKKKN; translated from the coding sequence ATGCTACTCCCCGCCATCACCTCCGCCCCTTTCTCCTGTTCTCTTCGTCTCACTAACCCCATCTTCCCCCATCATCGTAACGTCGCCGTCTCCGCCTCCGCCCAAGCGTCGCCGGCGAATTCTAGCTATAGCGTCTCCGACAAGGACCTCGAATCCCGCGGCTTCGTGCTTCACCGTACCGTCTCCGACCTCAACCTCGACCATCTGAACTCGGTCTTCGCCGCCGTCGGATTCCCCAAACGCGATCCGGATAAGATCAGGATCGCGTTGGAGAACACGGACGCCTTGCTCTGGATCCAATACGGTAAAACGCAACGGCCGGTGGCGTTCGCTAGGGCTACAGGCGACGGCGTGTTCAACGCGATTATATGGGATGTGGTGGTGGATCCTTCCTTCCAAGGGCTTGGTTTAGGTAAGGCTGTGATTGAGAGGATTATCGAGGACCTTCTTCGTAAAGGCATTTTCAATATCGCATTGTATTCGGAGCCTCGCGTGCTAGGGTTCTACAGACCTCTAGGGTTCGTCGCGGATCCGGATGGGATCCGTGGTATGGTGTATtcgagaaagaaaaagaaaaactaa
- the LOC120081820 gene encoding uncharacterized protein LOC120081820 gives MMIGLSIQGLLDLFVAGVSLVIGLGIFALIASILCSAAFLNCAKDVS, from the coding sequence atgatGATCGGTTTGAGCATTCAAGGCCTATTAGATTTGTTCGTCGCCGGAGTTTCTCTCGTCATCGGTTTGGGAATTTTCGCTCTTATTGCTTCCATTCTTTGCTCTGCTGCTTTCTTGAACTGTGCCAAGGATGTTTCCTAA